The following proteins are co-located in the Malus sylvestris chromosome 13, drMalSylv7.2, whole genome shotgun sequence genome:
- the LOC126597362 gene encoding uncharacterized protein LOC126597362 yields the protein MEIPVLNIITDLPSRLTSLPDPSFLWQSLSFPGIQNVSQAYSLWTWGALVLAILASFGTLIAIINIFVISLRRLRILDPQPLNQQLHDGEYSDVSDDDDICSASSASSLSDEDLEPEISFDDESNSIGRDEQFHVKGAGYYGDDGVHNRNFGLLRRRSFGGHRFSWSDFTAGNSVVNLWDASSPATFLSVNSSPSGPVSLGVWDARVGCRIPAILAEWGPQIGRIVGVASGGVEKVYVKDGVTGNLTVGDVRKVASPLGSVTEADMDDTWWDADAVVVTDESAVSGCDSAVIRCCSAVRSYLL from the coding sequence ATGGAAATTCCGGTGCTCAACATAATTACTGATCTTCCGTCCCGCCTGACCTCGCTGCCGGACCCATCTTTTCTATGGCAGAGTTTGTCGTTTCCCGGAATCCAAAACGTCTCTCAAGCTTACAGTTTATGGACATGGGGAGCTCTAGTCCTCGCAATTCTAGCTTCCTTCGGCACCCTCATCGCTATAATCAACATTTTTGTCATCAGTCTCCGCCGCCTCCGGATATTAGACCCGCAGCCGCTTAATCAGCAGCTCCACGACGGCGAGTATTCCGACGTCAGCGACGACGACGATATCTGCTCTGCTTCTTCAGCGTCCTCCTTATCCGATGAAGATTTGGAACCCGAAATATCGTTCGACGACGAAAGTAATTCGATTGGGAGAGATGAACAATTCCACGTCAAAGGCGCGGGTTATTACGGTGACGACGGAGTGCACAATCGTAATTTTGGACTCCTCCGCCGCCGAAGCTTCGGAGGACATCGATTCTCGTGGTCCGACTTCACGGCGGGCAATAGCGTCGTAAATCTCTGGGACGCATCGTCGCCGGCCACGTTTTTGTCAGTGAACTCATCCCCGTCGGGGCCCGTTTCTCTGGGTGTCTGGGACGCGCGCGTCGGATGCCGGATTCCGGCGATACTCGCGGAGTGGGGCCCGCAGATCGGGAGAATAGTTGGAGTGGCATCTGGTGGCGTGGAGAAAGTCTACGTCAAGGATGGCGTAACCGGCAATTTGACGGTCGGTGACGTGAGGAAAGTGGCGTCGCCGTTAGGGAGTGTAACGGAGGCTGACATGGACGATACGTGGTGGGACGCCGACGCCGTTGTTGTGACGGACGAATCAGCGGTGAGTGGATGTGACTCGGCCGTGATACGGTGTTGTAGCGCGGTTAGGTCTTATCTGCTGTAA
- the LOC126596745 gene encoding uncharacterized protein LOC126596745, whose protein sequence is MASFISKLSKECDQCQKIIDRSSIKTIRFESDMSTPHQILGPLFKAAVPSTITGLLQKHCLSPLLQGFDWSKWDVARPQGFLPSTTTTWATWVVRMEKLFGEQWKALGIYDAIHLSSMEVILDKELLLVALCFWCSATNTMVLPLGPIGSTIIDLTAILGTSPTGIPVDFALPGYPSNLNLKALFDKRALETLSSEGQTPSKEEVHKLHKNFFNYNTLYLHFAGRGEEALREGEHKAFLFYWYNKFICCTKSNKCLVENMPVAEAPASGHTLALSPAILAHLLRCLAETTLDKVNPQQNGPLWVFQLWLQVYFVHLRPTIADFSPTEAFGPQLDFRPIPPHQAE, encoded by the coding sequence ATGGCCTCCTTTATCTCTAAGCTTTCTAAGGAGTGTGACCAATGTCAGAAAATCATCGATCGGAGTTCAATCAAAACCATCAGATTTGAGAGCGACATGAGCACCCCTCATCAAATCTTGGGTCCTCTCTTTAAGGCGGCGGTGCCATCGACCATCACTGGACTTCTCCAGAAGCACTGCCTATCACCCTTGCTACAAGGGTTCGACTGGTCGAAGTGGGATGTGGCGAGGCCTCAAGGCTTTTTGCCCTCGACCACTACAACCTGGGCCACGTGGGTTGTACGAATGGAAAAgctcttcggcgagcaatggaaagccctaggcatctacgacgccattcACCTTTCGTCCATGGAGGTCATTCTGGACAAGGAGCTCCTCCTAGTGGCTTTATGCTTCTGGTGTTCGGCCACTAACACCATGGTCCTCCCTCTCGGCCCTATTGGCTCCACCATCATCGACCTTACTGCCATCTTGGGGACTTCCCCGACTGGAATCCCAGTCGACTTTGCCCTCCCTGGGTACCCGTCGAACCTTAATTTGAAGGCGTTATTCGACAAACGGGCCCTTGAGACGCTAAGCAGTGAAGGCCAAACACCATCGAAGGAAGAGGTCCACAAGcttcacaagaacttcttcaactacaacaccctctacCTTCATTTTgccggccgaggagaagaggcTCTGCGAGAAGGAGAACACAAGGCgttcctcttctattggtacaacaaatttatttgttgtaccaaatctaACAAGTGTTTGGTCGAGAATATGCCAGTGGCCGAAGCCCCAGCTAGCGGTCATACTCTGGCACTCAGCCCGGCCATTCTCGCCCACCTCCTACGCTGCTTGGCCGAGACGACCCTGGATAAGGTCAATCCGCAGcagaatggtcccctctgggtcttccaactctggctgcaggtCTACTTTGTTCATCTTCGGCCGACGATTGCTGACTTCTCGCCTACTGAAGCGTTCGGCCCTCAACTAGATTTTCGGCCAATCCCCCCTCACCAAGCCGAATAA
- the LOC126596449 gene encoding glutamine--tRNA ligase-like → MPGKDDAGSSEKEKNLELFLKVGLDERTAKNTIANNKVTANLTAVIHEAAVTDGCNRTVGNLLYTVATKHPANALVHRPTLAQYIVSSKIKTPAQLEAAFSFFATTGPESFEVNKFEEACGVGVEVSEEEIKQTVNEVFEENKAAILEQRYRTNVGDLFAHVRRRHPWADPKIVKQFVDAKLRELLGERTAADDAKVPKKKKEKPAKVEEKVDAVSTPEQPSEEVLNPYSIFPQPLDNYKVHTSVFFSDGSILRCCNTRELLEKHLNRTGGKVLTRFPPEPNGYLHIGHAKAMFIDFGLAKERDGGCYLRFDDTNPEAEKKEYIDHIQEIVKWMGWEPYKITYTSDYFQDLYDFAVELIRRGHAYVDHQTPDEIKEYREKKMNSPWRDRPIAESLKLFEDMRRGLIEEGKATLRMKQDMQSDNFNMYDLIAYRIKFTPHPHAGDKWCIYPSYDYSHCIVDSLEDITHSLCTLEFETRRASYYWLVNALGIYQPYVWEYSRLNVSNTVMSKRKLNRLVTQNWVDGWDDPRLMTLAGLRRRGVTPTAINAFVRGIGITRSDCSMIHLSRLEYHIREELNKTAPRTIAVLHPLKVVISNLEAGTTMDLEARKWPDAQTDDASAFYKVPFSNTVYIDRSDFRLKDSKDYFGLAPGKSVLLRYAFPIKCTDVILADDEETVLEIRAEYDPTKKTKPKGVLHWVSEPSPGVDPLKVEVRLFDRLFLSENPAELEDWLADLNPESKVVIPNAYAVPSLGSAVVGDAFQFERLGYFVVDKDSTPEKLVFNRTVTLRDSYHKGGK, encoded by the exons ATGCCCGGCAAGGACGACGCCGGCTCCTCCGAGAAGGAGAAGAACCTCGAGCTCTTCCTCAAAGTCGGATTGGACGAGCGCACGGCCAAGAACACCATCGCCAACAACAAAGTCACCGCCAACCTCACCGCCGTCATTCATGAG GCGGCGGTTACTGATGGATGCAATCGAACAGTTGGTAATCTCCTCTACACG GTTGCCACAAAGCACCCAGCAAATGCCCTTGTGCATCGCCCAACATTGGCGCAATACATTGTATCGTCGAAG ATTAAAACCCCTGCCCAGTTAGAAGcggctttttcattttttgcaaCGACGGGGCCAGAGAGTTTTGAAGTAAATAAATTTGAAGAAGCTTGTGGTGTTG GTGTTGAAGTTtcagaagaagaaataaaacaaactgTTAATGAGGTTTTTGAGGAGAATAAGGCTGCAATCTTGGAGCAGCGGTATAGAACAAatg TGGGGGATTTGTTTGCACATGTTAGGAGGAGGCATCCATGGGCTGATCCAAAAATTGTAAAG CAATTTGTTGATGCAAAATTGCGTGAATTACTTGGTGAAAGGACAGCAGCAGATGATGCAAAGgttccaaaaaagaaaaaagagaagccTGCTAAAGTAGAG GAAAAAGTTGATGCTGTTTCTACTCCAGAACAGCCATCTGAAGAAGTTCTTAATCCATACTCGATATTCCCTCAGCCATTGGATAATTATAAG GTTCATACTTCTGTTTTCTTTAGTGACGGTTCTATTTTGAGATGTTGCAATACAAGGGAATTGCTTGAGAAACACTTAAACAGGACTGGTGGGAAAGTTTTGACCCGCTTTCCTCCTGAACCGAATGGATATCTACATATAGGTCATGCCAAG GCAATGTTTATCGACTTTGGCCTGGCAAAAGAGAGGGATGGAGGCTGCTACCTACG GTTTGACGATACGAACCCAGAAGCTGAAAAGAAAGAATATATTGATCATATTCAGGAAATTGTGAAGTGGATGGGTTGGGAGCCCTACAAG ATCACTTACACCAGTGACTACTTTCAAGATTTGTATGATTTTGCAGTGGAACTCATACGAAGGGGTCACGCATATGTAGATCATCAG ACACCTGACGAGATAAAGGAGTACAGGGAGAAAAAAATGAACAGCCCTTGGCGGGACAGGCCAATTGCAGAGTCATTGAAACTTTTTGAGGATATGAGACGAGGCCTGATTGAAGAAGGCAAAGCAACCCTTAGAATGAAGCAAGACATGCAGAGTGATAACTTTAACATGTATGACCTTATTGCATATCGTATCAAG TTTACACCCCATCCTCATGCTGGAGACAAGTGGTGTATCTATCCAAGTTATGATTATTCTCACTGCATTGTTGATTCTCTTGAGGATATCACACATTCG CTTTGCACACTTGAATTTGAGACTCGCCGTGCTTCGTACTACTGGTTAGTAAATGCCCTCGGAATCTATCAACCATATGTATGGGAATACTCACGGCTGAATGTCAGTAACACTGTCATGTCAAAGCGTAAG TTAAATCGACTAGTGACTCAGAACTGGGTTGACGGTTGGGATGACCCACGTCTTATGACACTGGCTGGTTTACGACGCAGGGGTGTTACTCCAACTGCAATAAATGCTTTTGTTAGAGGAATTGGAATCACTAGAAG TGATTGTAGTATGATACACTTAAGTCGCCTTGAGTATCACATAAGAGAGGAGCTAAATAAAACAGCTCCTCGAACGATAGCTGTGCTACATCCCCTCAAG GTGGTTATTTCAAACCTGGAAGCTGGCACTACAATGGATCTAGAAGCAAGGAAATGGCCTGATGCTCAGACAGATGATGCATCTGCTTTCTACAAG GTTCCCTTTTCCAATACCGTTTATATTGACCGGTCTGATTTTCGGCTTAAAGATTCAAAGGATTACTTTGGGCTTGCTCCTGGTAAATCTGTCCTACTCAG ATATGCGTTCCCTATCAAGTGCACAGATGTCATATTAGCTGATGATGAGGAAACTGTTCTTGAGATACGGGCTGAGTATGATCCTACAAAGAAGACAAAGCCAAAG GGGGTGCTTCACTGGGTTTCTGAACCTTCTCCAGGGGTTGATCCACTCAAGGTGGAAGTCAGATTGTTTGACCGACTGTTCCTTTCAGAG AATCCTGCTGAGCTCGAAGACTGGCTTGCTGATTTGAATCCAGAGTCCAAGGTGGTAATACCCAATGCATATGCTGTGCCCTCACTTGGAAGTGCTGTTGTTGGGGACGCATTCCAGTTTGAAAGGCTCG GATATTttgtagtcgataaggattcaACTCCTGAGAAGCTCGTCTTCAACCGTACCGTCACGCTGAGAGATAGCTATCACAAGGGCGGGAAGTAG
- the LOC126596423 gene encoding universal stress protein A-like protein has translation MEEQGKNEERKKVMVAIDESEFSLYAFNWALENLRETIQSSQLVVFTAQPIDFASTYAASYGAAPAQLVTSLLENHKKVALALLERAKEICAKHGIVPETVTEVGDPKVVICEAVEKHNIQLLVLGSHGRGGIQRAFLGSVSNYCVHNAKCPVLVVRKQN, from the exons atggaggagCAGGGAAAGAATGAGGAGAGGAAGAAGGTGATGGTGGCGATCGACGAGAGCGAGTTTAGCCTATATGCCTTCAATTGGGCGCTCGAAAATCTGCGCGAGACCATCCAGAGTTCGCAGCTAGTCGTCTTCACTGCACAGCCCATTGACTTCGCTTCCACTTATGCTGCCAGTTACGGAGCTGCCC CTGCTCAGTTGGTAACATCTTTGCTTGAAAACCACAAGAAGGTGGCGCTGGCTTTGTTGGAGAGAGCTAAAGAAATTTGTGCCAAACATGGG ATTGTTCCAGAGACAGTGACAGAGGTAGGCGATCCGAAGGTGGTGATATGTGAAGCAGTCGAGAAACACAACATCCAGTTGCTTGTGTTAGGCAGCCACGGTCGCGGAGGTATCCAAAG GGCTTTTTTGGGAAGCGTAAGCAATTACTGCGTACATAACGCTAAGTGTCCTGTTCTTGTTGTGAGGAAACAGAACTGA
- the LOC126596422 gene encoding uncharacterized protein LOC126596422 encodes MGEAIPRGEERMGEVVAKGAEKKVMVAIDESECSHYALMWVLDNLKDSITNSPLIIFMAQTPSNGNITFSASLGAARMYCPMSSSQEFVNSSQENQRKFALALLEKAKQICASRGVNAETVTEVGDPKEAIRDAVKKHGIKLLVVGERGLGKIKRAILGSVSDYCVQHANCPVLVVKKSQADALA; translated from the exons atGGGAGAGGCGATTCCGAgaggagaagaaagaatgggagAAGTGGTTGCAAAGGGAGCCGAGAAGAAGGTGATGGTGGCCATTGACGAGAGCGAGTGCAGTCATTACGCTCTCATGTGGGTTCTCGACAACCTCAAAGACTCCATAACCAACTCGCCCTTGATCATCTTCATGGCTCAGACTCCCTCCAACGGCAACATCACCTTCTCGGCGTCGCTCGGCGCTGCTCGCATGTACTGTCCTATGTCTTCCA GTCAGGAGTTTGTTAACTCTTCccaagaaaatcaaaggaaGTTTGCGTTGGCACTGTTGGAGAAAGCTAAACAGATCTGTGCTAGTCGTGGG GTAAATGCTGAGACAGTCACAGAAGTTGGAGATCCGAAAGAAGCCATACGTGATGCTGTCAAAAAACACGGCATCAAGCTGCTAGTTGTAGGCGAGCGTGGGCTCGGAAAAATCAAAAG GGCAATTCTTGGTAGTGTCAGCGACTACTGTGTTCAGCACGCCAATTGCCCTGTCCTCGTCGTGAAGAAATCACAAGCTGATGCTCTTGCTTGA
- the LOC126596420 gene encoding endonuclease 2-like, with the protein MEFGRIQIVVTLCSLLLLFPVIHGWGTDGHLTICRIAQSRLSTTAADAVKQLLPDYAQNDLGSLCIWPDHVKFIYHWSSALHYINTPEVCNYQYNRDCKDETGEKGRCVAGAINNYTTQLLTYSSHSSQPKYNLTQALLFLSHFIGDIHQPLHVGFGSDKGGNTIDVHWYTTTQNLHHIWDSNIIETAEERFYNSNVEELIDAIKQNITTEWSDQVKGWETCSLNKTACPDVYASEGIKAACDWAYKGANEGSVLEDEYFLSRLPIVHRRLAQGGVRLAATLNRIFG; encoded by the exons ATGGAGTTTGGCAGGATCCAGATTGTTGTTACCTTGTGCTCGCTGCTCCTTCTTTTTCCTGTGATTCATGGCTGGGGAACTGATGGGCATCTCACAATTTGCAGAATTGCTCAG TCTAGGCTGAGCACGACGGCGGCGGATGCGGTAAAGCAACTGCTTCCTGACTACGCACAGAATGACTTGGGCAGCCTGTGCATATGGCCAGATCATGTCAAGTTTATTTACCACTGGTCATCTGCCCTTCACTATATTAACACTCCTGAAGTTTGCAATTACCAGTACAATA GGGACTGCAAAGATGAGACTGGAGAGAAGGGGCGTTGTGTTGCGGGGGCAATTAACAACTATACCACGCAGCTTCTCACCTACAGTAGCCATTCTTCTCAACCTAAAT ATAACCTCACGCAGGCGCTTCTATTTCTTTCCCATTTTATAGGAGACATCCACCAG CCTCTGCATGTAGGTTTTGGTTCGGACAAGGGAGGCAACACAATTGATGTTCACTGGTACACAACGACGCAAAATCTTCATCAT ATATGGGATTCCAACATAATTGAGACAGCAGAAGAGAGATTCTACAATTCCAACGTCGAAGAACTGATTGACGCGATTAAACAGAACATTACG ACTGAATGGTCAGATCAAGTTAAGGGTTGGGAGACCTGCAGCCTAAACAAGACAGCGTGCCCCGACGT ATACGCATCTGAAGGCATCAAAGCAGCTTGTGATTGGGCATACAAGGGTGCAAATGAAGGTTCAGTGCTAGAAG ATGAATACTTCCTCTCCCGGCTACCAATAGTCCATAGGCGGTTAGCTCAAGGTGGCGTCCGTCTAGCAGCCACCCTCAACCGCATCTTCGGGTGA
- the LOC126596450 gene encoding MYB-like transcription factor EOBI produces MAAPRNPNEENELRKGPWTLEEDNLLIHYIANHGEGHWNYLAKFAGLKRTGKSCRLRWLNYLKPDIKRGNLTPQEQLLILELHSKWGNRWSKIAQHLPGRTDNEIKNYWRTRVQKQARQLNIESNSVQFLDAVRGFWMPILLQKMKQSSRSSTLSPSQNSASPSLSPNHTVPSVPLPTSPPGNVTNMFDNYHMSGNSNLATVPSNILSSESLISQVPQMAEQSTSLYPAFDHIGYNSLSPDGSYYVDNSSYDMEGLSLDPVSAMGNYDNSQFDCQMVGNDWVLDTITDNLWNMDGM; encoded by the exons ATGGCTGCtcctagaaaccctaatgaagaaaatgaGCTCAGAAAAGGGCCTTGGACTCTTGAGGAAGACAATCTGCTTATACATTACATCGCGAACCACGGCGAAGGCCATTGGAACTATTTAGCAAAATTTGCAG GATTGAAGAGGACCGGAAAAAGCTGCAGATTGAGATGGCTAAATTACTTAAAACCCGACATTAAGCGCGGCAACCTTACTCCGCAAGAACAGCTCTTGATCCTTGAACTCCACTCTAAGTGGGGTAATAG GTGGTCTAAAATTGCGCAGCATTTGCCGGGGAGAACAGACAATGAGATAAAGAACTATTGGAGAACAAGAGTGCAAAAACAGGCGCGCCAACTGAACATTGAGTCGAACAGCGTGCAATTTCTCGACGCAGTTCGGGGTTTCTGGATGCCGATTCTGCTGCAAAAGATGAAGCAATCTTCTCGTTCTTCAACCTTGAGCCCTTCTCAGAACTCTGCATCTCCTTCTCTGTCGCCAAATCACACAGTTCCTTCCGTGCCACTCCCAACTTCTCCACCTGGCAATGtgacaaacatgtttgacaacTACCACATGAGTGGAAATTCCAATCTTGCCACCGTCCCAAGTAATATTCTTTCGTCGGAATCTCTTATTTCACAGGTGCCGCAAATGGCAGAACAGTCGACGAGTTTATACCCTGCATTTGACCACATTGGATACAACAGCTTAAGTCCAGATGGCAGTTACTATGTGGACAACAGTAGCTATGACATGGAGGGTCTCAGCCTGGACCCTGTTTCGGCAATGGGCAATTATGACAATTCACAGTTTGATTGCCAGATGGTAGGAAATGATTGGGTGTTGGACACCATCACTGACAATTTATGGAACATGGACGGGATGTGA